The Pelotomaculum schinkii genome includes a window with the following:
- a CDS encoding zinc-dependent alcohol dehydrogenase, translating into MLAARYYGIGDVRVEEVPRPVCAPGEVLIKVAYAGICGSDLHIYRKGMFVTYIPVTMGHEFSGVVAEVGADVTGLSPGDAVVGDPRVSCGNCEWCRQGQGNRCPELGFIGEVSPGCFAEYLLMKPEYLLKIPQSMSLRKAALVEPLAVALHIAAIAKLTPGVSLGIVGAGPIGLLTILAARAAGISRVAVVDLSPGRRAFAEKLGADLVMESFPEDASSQVDVVIEAVGVENTLQGAVKWLKPGGRLIMAGLYEDKICFDPNDIVNKELDVKGVNAYGTGDLKKATDYIDGGIIDVTPVVSHILPLASAADAFTMLTASDKNAAKILFKMDYCKT; encoded by the coding sequence ATGTTGGCTGCCCGTTATTACGGCATTGGGGATGTCAGGGTGGAAGAAGTCCCGCGGCCCGTTTGCGCCCCGGGTGAGGTTTTGATTAAAGTGGCCTATGCCGGCATCTGCGGATCGGACTTGCATATATACCGCAAGGGAATGTTTGTAACTTATATCCCGGTTACCATGGGACATGAATTTTCAGGCGTGGTTGCCGAGGTCGGGGCTGATGTGACCGGACTTTCGCCTGGCGACGCGGTGGTGGGAGACCCGCGGGTTTCCTGCGGGAACTGCGAGTGGTGCCGGCAGGGTCAGGGGAACCGCTGCCCGGAGCTGGGCTTTATTGGTGAGGTTTCCCCCGGTTGTTTTGCCGAATACCTCTTGATGAAGCCGGAGTACCTTTTGAAAATTCCCCAATCCATGTCATTGCGGAAGGCGGCTCTGGTGGAACCGCTGGCTGTGGCCCTGCACATTGCAGCAATAGCGAAGTTGACCCCCGGGGTGAGTTTGGGTATTGTCGGGGCGGGCCCGATCGGACTTTTGACCATTTTGGCTGCCCGGGCGGCCGGGATCAGCCGGGTGGCCGTGGTTGACCTCTCCCCGGGCAGACGCGCGTTTGCTGAAAAACTTGGGGCAGACCTGGTAATGGAAAGTTTTCCGGAGGATGCCTCCAGTCAGGTTGATGTGGTGATTGAGGCGGTTGGGGTGGAAAACACTTTGCAAGGCGCCGTAAAATGGCTTAAACCCGGCGGCCGTTTGATAATGGCCGGGTTGTATGAGGACAAGATTTGCTTTGACCCCAACGATATAGTGAATAAAGAACTTGACGTCAAGGGTGTCAACGCTTACGGGACAGGTGACCTGAAGAAGGCCACAGACTATATAGACGGTGGTATTATTGATGTTACTCCGGTGGTATCACATATACTGCCGCTTGCTTCGGCGGCGGATGCTTTTACCATGTTGACTGCCTCCGACAAAAACGCCGCCAAGATTCTCTTTAAAATGGATTACTGTAAAACGTAA